Proteins encoded by one window of Halomonas sp. Bachu 37:
- the bktB gene encoding beta-ketothiolase BktB: protein MRLDSVVIVDGVRTAIGSFGGSLAGLAPHEMGTVTAREALQRAKVAPDWIDHSVYGHIITTGPQDAYLARHIALDAGVPEAAAAFNVNRLCGSGVQAVVSAAQQIALGDSRFALAGGAESMSRGAYVLPPQARNGIRMGHADIQDLTLGILSDPFGSGHMGVTAENIAKRNGLSRDDLDQFALESHQKAARAIDENRFADQIVAVPVKQGRGERLFTQDEHVRENVTLEDLARLKPAFRKDGIVTAGNASGINDGAASLVLADADEAQRQGLTPRACLRVATVAGVEPSLMGLGPIPAVKRCLKQAGLSIGDIDVIESNEAFAAQALAVARELEFPLERLNPNGGAVALGHPVGATGAILILKALHELERTEGRYGLITLCIGGGQGIALLIERC, encoded by the coding sequence ATGCGCTTGGATTCGGTTGTTATCGTCGATGGGGTGCGTACCGCCATCGGTAGCTTCGGCGGCAGCCTGGCGGGGCTGGCCCCGCATGAAATGGGCACGGTGACGGCGCGTGAGGCGCTCCAGCGCGCCAAGGTCGCCCCCGACTGGATCGATCATTCGGTCTATGGGCATATCATCACCACCGGGCCGCAGGATGCCTATCTGGCGCGCCATATCGCACTCGATGCCGGCGTGCCGGAAGCGGCGGCAGCCTTCAACGTCAATCGTCTGTGTGGCTCGGGCGTGCAGGCGGTGGTGTCGGCGGCTCAGCAGATAGCGCTGGGTGACAGCCGCTTCGCTCTGGCGGGCGGGGCCGAATCGATGAGCCGTGGGGCTTACGTGTTGCCTCCCCAGGCCCGCAACGGGATACGCATGGGGCATGCCGATATTCAGGATTTGACCCTGGGAATTCTCAGCGACCCATTCGGCAGCGGCCACATGGGGGTGACGGCGGAGAATATTGCTAAGCGTAACGGTCTCTCCCGCGACGACCTGGATCAATTCGCCCTCGAAAGCCACCAGAAGGCCGCCCGGGCCATCGACGAAAACCGATTTGCCGACCAGATCGTGGCGGTTCCCGTCAAGCAAGGCCGCGGTGAACGGCTGTTTACCCAGGACGAGCATGTGCGTGAAAACGTCACCCTGGAAGACCTGGCACGACTGAAGCCGGCTTTCCGCAAGGATGGCATCGTCACCGCCGGTAACGCCTCCGGAATCAACGATGGCGCTGCGTCCCTGGTGCTGGCCGATGCCGATGAAGCGCAGCGCCAGGGCTTGACGCCACGGGCTTGCCTGCGCGTGGCGACCGTGGCCGGAGTAGAGCCGTCACTGATGGGGCTGGGGCCCATACCGGCGGTCAAGCGCTGCCTCAAGCAGGCGGGGCTGAGCATCGGCGATATCGACGTAATCGAATCCAACGAAGCCTTTGCCGCTCAGGCGCTCGCCGTGGCCCGGGAACTGGAATTTCCCCTGGAGCGTCTCAATCCCAACGGCGGGGCCGTAGCCCTGGGGCACCCGGTGGGTGCCACCGGCGCCATCCTGATTCTCAAGGCGCTGCATGAACTGGAGCGAACCGAAGGGCGCTACGGTCTCATTACCTTGTGTATTGGTGGGGGGCAAGGCATCGCCTTGCTTATCGAGCGCTGCTGA
- a CDS encoding fatty acid--CoA ligase codes for MSQVTPKILPPTASATNPPLMIGDLLDSGVRMAGDNQIVYRDQSRHDYRRFRQRVHQLAHLLSAQGVKAGDVVAVLDWDSHRYLECFFAIPMLGAVLHTVNVRLAPEQIHYTMEHAEDAFVLVHEDFVPLMAPLAIKLPMVKGYLLCREQNQIDESAAAQSGLDVVGEYEALLAEQPLEYDFPTFDENAVATLFYTTGTTGNPKGVFFTHRQLVLHTLGEASLFQAPGFALLDRDKVYMPITPMFHVHAWGVPYTATLMGATQVYPGRYEPEMLVNLLLKEKVDFSHCVPTLLNMVVSADAIASGQVDLSGWKVLVGGSALTQSLASKARELGIDTRSAYGMSETCPLLTADILPSDIDKADFETQLPWRCKAGLPVPLVTLQVVDESGEPLPHDGRSVGEVRVKAPWLTQAYYKEEKRSEELWRDGWLHTGDVASLDERGFLTISDRIKDVIKTGGEWLSSLELENYISRCPGIAEVAVIGIKDEKWGERPAALVVANDLNNPPEADQVQAFLQTFVDQGKLNRWAIPAFIRFVDEIPKTSVGKLDKKRIRQEV; via the coding sequence ATGAGCCAGGTCACGCCGAAGATTCTTCCGCCCACGGCTTCCGCCACGAATCCGCCGCTGATGATCGGCGATCTTCTCGATTCGGGCGTGCGCATGGCTGGTGACAACCAGATTGTCTACCGCGACCAGAGTCGTCATGACTACCGGCGTTTTCGTCAGCGCGTTCACCAGCTGGCGCACCTGTTGTCGGCGCAAGGGGTCAAGGCGGGAGATGTCGTGGCGGTGCTGGATTGGGATAGCCACCGTTACCTGGAATGTTTCTTCGCCATCCCCATGCTTGGCGCGGTGCTTCACACGGTCAATGTGCGTCTGGCACCCGAACAGATCCACTACACCATGGAGCACGCCGAGGATGCCTTCGTCCTGGTTCATGAGGATTTCGTGCCGTTGATGGCACCATTGGCGATAAAGTTGCCAATGGTGAAAGGCTATCTGCTGTGCCGGGAACAAAACCAGATTGACGAATCTGCGGCCGCCCAATCAGGGCTCGATGTGGTGGGCGAGTACGAGGCCTTGCTCGCCGAGCAGCCACTCGAGTATGACTTTCCGACATTCGACGAGAATGCCGTGGCCACGCTGTTCTATACCACCGGTACCACCGGCAACCCCAAGGGAGTGTTCTTTACCCACCGGCAGCTGGTGTTGCATACCCTGGGCGAAGCCAGCCTGTTCCAGGCGCCGGGCTTTGCCTTGCTCGATAGGGACAAGGTCTACATGCCCATCACCCCCATGTTCCATGTCCATGCCTGGGGCGTGCCCTATACCGCCACGCTGATGGGGGCAACGCAAGTCTACCCCGGGCGCTACGAGCCGGAAATGCTGGTCAATCTGCTGCTCAAGGAGAAGGTCGATTTCTCCCATTGCGTTCCCACGCTGCTCAACATGGTGGTCAGCGCCGATGCCATCGCCTCGGGGCAGGTCGATCTCTCCGGCTGGAAGGTACTGGTCGGCGGTAGCGCCCTGACCCAGTCGCTGGCGAGCAAGGCCAGGGAGCTGGGAATCGATACGCGCAGTGCCTACGGCATGTCGGAGACCTGTCCGCTATTGACGGCGGATATATTGCCCAGCGATATCGATAAAGCCGATTTCGAGACCCAATTGCCCTGGCGCTGCAAGGCCGGGCTTCCCGTACCGCTGGTCACGTTGCAGGTCGTTGACGAAAGCGGCGAGCCGCTGCCTCACGATGGCAGGAGCGTGGGGGAAGTGCGCGTAAAGGCTCCCTGGCTGACCCAGGCATATTACAAGGAGGAGAAGCGTAGCGAGGAGCTGTGGCGTGACGGCTGGCTGCATACCGGCGATGTCGCCTCGTTGGATGAGCGGGGATTTCTGACCATCAGCGATCGTATCAAGGACGTTATCAAGACCGGTGGCGAGTGGCTGTCGTCGTTGGAATTGGAGAACTACATCAGCCGCTGCCCGGGAATCGCCGAAGTGGCGGTGATCGGTATCAAGGACGAGAAATGGGGCGAACGGCCAGCGGCTCTGGTGGTGGCGAATGATCTCAACAATCCCCCCGAAGCCGACCAGGTGCAGGCTTTTCTGCAAACCTTCGTCGATCAGGGCAAGCTCAACCGCTGGGCGATTCCGGCATTCATTCGTTTCGTCGACGAGATTCCCAAGACCAGCGTGGGCAAGCTGGACAAGAAGCGCATTCGTCAGGAGGTTTAG
- a CDS encoding AraC family transcriptional regulator, translating into MTVTVSMHFVNELFNGLAHPSRYRQQCLDYAGIPNFLLDAPHGRVTVEQFARLYRSLVLLLDDETPGFFARPLRGGTLKLLCLSVLDAPTLKVALHRYTLFFRILLDDFGYEYSVDGDLARMALVEYRTPTGSRILIHELMLKLFHGIASWMIARKIPPLMMECAYAQPAHSADYLYFYPGKLHFDRPQTAFYFDSQLLEQPIRQTKRNLGAFLKRAPADWFYVSFEDRLLSHRVREHLARHLPASGSVGDVAQALHMSVRTLSRHLTAEGTHFQAVKDEFRRDYAIQALTRSERPLISIAEALGFDDLACFSRAFKAWTGNSPAAYRRELASTA; encoded by the coding sequence GTGACGGTTACGGTTTCCATGCATTTCGTCAACGAGCTGTTTAACGGCCTGGCGCACCCGTCGCGCTACCGTCAACAATGTCTGGACTATGCCGGAATACCGAATTTTCTACTCGATGCTCCCCATGGTCGGGTGACCGTGGAGCAGTTCGCCAGGCTCTACCGCTCGCTGGTGCTGCTGCTTGACGACGAGACTCCAGGATTCTTTGCCCGACCCTTGCGCGGCGGCACACTGAAACTTCTTTGCTTGAGCGTTCTCGATGCCCCGACGCTGAAGGTCGCGCTGCATCGCTACACGCTATTCTTCCGCATCCTGCTGGATGACTTCGGCTACGAGTATTCCGTGGATGGCGACCTGGCCCGTATGGCGCTGGTGGAGTACCGTACGCCTACCGGCAGCCGTATCCTGATTCACGAGTTGATGCTCAAGCTGTTTCACGGCATCGCCTCGTGGATGATTGCGCGCAAGATTCCGCCGCTGATGATGGAGTGCGCCTACGCCCAGCCGGCCCATAGCGCCGACTATCTCTATTTCTATCCGGGCAAGCTGCATTTCGATCGTCCCCAGACGGCGTTCTATTTCGATAGCCAACTACTGGAGCAGCCCATCCGGCAGACCAAGCGCAACCTGGGCGCGTTTCTCAAACGGGCTCCCGCCGACTGGTTCTACGTTTCGTTCGAGGATCGCCTGCTATCGCACCGTGTCCGTGAACACCTTGCCCGTCATCTACCAGCCTCCGGATCGGTAGGCGATGTAGCTCAGGCGCTGCATATGTCGGTCAGAACTCTTTCCCGTCATCTTACGGCCGAAGGCACGCACTTCCAGGCGGTCAAGGATGAATTCCGGCGCGACTACGCCATCCAGGCGCTCACCCGCAGCGAGCGCCCTCTGATCTCCATCGCCGAAGCGCTGGGGTTCGACGACCTGGCCTGTTTCAGTCGCGCCTTCAAGGCGTGGACGGGCAACTCGCCCGCCGCGTACCGACGTGAACTCGCCTCTACGGCCTAA